From the genome of Amycolatopsis sp. NBC_01488, one region includes:
- a CDS encoding DUF6328 family protein, which translates to MNANGIEPTCPDHPHPLEPPDAHDEWNFAARRETPTQRLDRNYAEILQEVRVAQTGVQLLLAFLLTVAFTPRFATLTDFERRVYVSSLVLGAAATALLIAPAAFHRLVFQRRLKRQLVQASSRFALFGLTLLMLSISSALLLILSVTLGASVAAWFTGGATGWFALWWYAVPVWSRIRHSGNR; encoded by the coding sequence ATGAACGCGAACGGGATCGAACCGACCTGCCCGGACCACCCGCACCCGCTCGAGCCGCCGGATGCCCACGACGAGTGGAACTTCGCGGCCCGGCGGGAAACCCCCACGCAGCGACTGGACCGCAACTACGCGGAGATCCTGCAGGAGGTGCGGGTGGCACAGACCGGGGTGCAGTTGCTGCTCGCATTCCTGCTGACCGTCGCCTTCACCCCGCGGTTCGCGACGCTGACCGACTTCGAACGGCGCGTCTACGTCAGCTCGCTGGTGCTCGGTGCCGCCGCGACGGCGTTGCTGATCGCCCCAGCCGCCTTCCACCGCCTGGTCTTCCAGCGACGGCTCAAGCGGCAGCTCGTGCAGGCGTCCAGCCGGTTCGCGTTGTTCGGCCTGACCCTGTTGATGCTCTCGATCAGCTCGGCGCTGCTGCTGATCCTCAGCGTCACGCTGGGTGCGTCGGTCGCGGCGTGGTTCACCGGCGGCGCGACGGGGTGGTTCGCGTTGTGGTGGTACGCCGTCCCGGTGTGGAGCCGGATCCGGCACTCCGGAAACCGCTAG
- a CDS encoding LysR family transcriptional regulator translates to MDLRALRYFVAVADERHVGRAASRLHMTQPPLSRAIRQLEDELGAALFERTPKGVTLTPAGTALYGEADALLKQADRIRGRVTAAAGAATLTVGTLADAAEHVAGRLVPLFRERHPHVGVRVHEADLGDPTAGLRAGLVDVALTRTPFDSKGIGTQVLRSVPVGVVVRDDDPLARRDSVRVAELAGRRWVRLPDGTDPGWTAYWTAGAPEDAAPVLRTVQECLQAVLWNGTTALAPVDQPRPAGLTVVPLADRPPSDLVVAWPKTGHSPLVRSFVQVAWAGYRE, encoded by the coding sequence GTGGACCTGCGCGCGCTCCGGTACTTCGTCGCGGTGGCCGACGAGCGGCACGTCGGCCGGGCCGCGAGCCGCCTGCACATGACGCAGCCGCCGCTCAGCCGGGCCATCCGGCAGCTGGAGGACGAGCTCGGCGCCGCCTTGTTCGAGCGCACCCCCAAGGGCGTCACGCTCACGCCCGCCGGCACCGCGCTCTACGGCGAAGCGGACGCGCTGCTGAAGCAGGCCGACCGGATCCGCGGCCGGGTGACCGCCGCGGCCGGCGCGGCGACCCTGACGGTCGGCACCCTGGCCGACGCCGCCGAGCACGTCGCCGGCCGGCTGGTCCCGCTCTTCCGGGAGCGTCACCCGCACGTCGGCGTCCGGGTCCACGAAGCCGATCTCGGCGACCCGACGGCCGGCCTGCGCGCCGGCCTGGTCGACGTCGCGCTGACGCGAACTCCGTTCGACAGCAAGGGAATCGGCACGCAGGTGCTGCGTTCGGTGCCGGTCGGGGTGGTGGTGCGCGACGACGACCCGCTCGCCCGCCGCGATTCGGTGCGGGTGGCCGAGCTGGCCGGACGCCGGTGGGTGCGGCTGCCCGACGGGACCGATCCCGGGTGGACCGCCTACTGGACCGCCGGCGCGCCGGAGGACGCCGCGCCGGTGCTGCGGACCGTCCAGGAATGCCTGCAGGCCGTGCTGTGGAACGGAACCACGGCGCTCGCCCCGGTCGACCAGCCCCGGCCGGCCGGCCTGACCGTCGTCCCGCTCGCGGACCGGCCGCCGAGCGACCTCGTCGTCGCGTGGCCGAAGACCGGCCACAGCCCGCTGGTCCGCAGCTTCGTCCAGGTCGCCTGGGCCGGCTACCGGGAGTGA